The Dunckerocampus dactyliophorus isolate RoL2022-P2 chromosome 13, RoL_Ddac_1.1, whole genome shotgun sequence genome window below encodes:
- the rrh gene encoding visual pigment-like receptor peropsin isoform X1 produces MGIDTGLNVSSDDAPYGGKSAFSQMEHNIVAGYLITAGVISLLSNIVVLLMFVKFKELRTATNFIIINLAFTDIGVAGIGYPMSAASDIHGSWKFGYTGCQIYAALNIFFGMASIGLLTVVAIDRYLTICRPDIGQKMTVRSYHLLTLAAWLNALFWSTMPMVGWAGYAPDPTGATCTINWRQNDASFISYTMAVIAINFAIPLSVMFYCYYNVSVTVNRCKASNSLHNINIDWSDQMDVTKMSIVMIVMFLVAWSPYSMVCLWASFGDPRSIPAPMAIIAPLFAKSSTFYNPCIYVIANKKFRRAIIGMIRCQTRQQITINTQVPMTTSQQPLTQ; encoded by the exons ATGGGGATTGACACTGGACTCAATGTTTCAAGTGATGATGCACCTTACGGGGGAAAAAGTGCCTTTTCCCAAATGGAGCACAACATTGTGGCTGGATATCTTATTACCGCAG GCGTCATCAGTCTACTGAGCAACATTGTCGTTCTTCTAATGTTCGTAAAGTTTAAGGAGCTTCGCACTGCGACCAACTTTATCATAATCAACCTGGCTTTTACTGACATTGGAGTGGCTGGTATCGGTTATCCCATGTCAGCAGCCTCTGACATCCATGGAAGCTGGAAATTTGGGTACACTGGTTGCCAG ATTTATGCAGCTCTCAACATCTTCTTCGGCATGGCTAGCATTGGGCTACTGACTGTGGTGGCCATAGACCGCTATCTCACCATATGCCGACCCGACATAG GGCAGAAAATGACTGTGCGATCATACCATCTCCTTACTCTGGCGGCATGGCTTAATGCTTTGTTCTGGTCCACCATGCCTATGGTGGGCTGGGCTGGGTACGCCCCAGACCCTACTGGAGCTACATGCACCATCAACTGGCGGCAGAATGATGC ATCCTTCATTTCGTACACCATGGCAGTGATTGCTATTAACTTTGCCATCCCTTTGTCTGTCATGTTTTACTGCTACTACAATGTGTCCGTCACGGTGAACAGATGCAAAGCGAGCAACTCCCTCCATAACATTAACATTGACTGGTCGGATCAGATGGATGTAACAAAG ATGTCTATCGTGATGATCGTGATGTTCCTTGTGGCTTGGTCTCCATACTCTATGGTGTGTCTCTGGGCATCTTTTGGGGACCCGAGGTCAATTCCTGCACCCATGGCCATCATCGCCCCTCTCTTTGCCAAGTCCTCCACCTTTTACAACCCCTGCATTTACGTCATAGCCAACAAAAA ATTCCGAAGAGCCATTATCGGGATGATCCGGTGTCAAACCCGACAGCAAATCACCATCAATACTCAGGTTCCCATGACAACTTCTCAACAACCTTTGACCCAGTGA
- the rrh gene encoding visual pigment-like receptor peropsin isoform X2, producing MGIDTGLNVSSDDAPYGGKSAFSQMEHNIVAGYLITAGVISLLSNIVVLLMFVKFKELRTATNFIIINLAFTDIGVAGIGYPMSAASDIHGSWKFGYTGCQIYAALNIFFGMASIGLLTVVAIDRYLTICRPDIGQKMTVRSYHLLTLAAWLNALFWSTMPMVGWAGYAPDPTGATCTINWRQNDACKASNSLHNINIDWSDQMDVTKMSIVMIVMFLVAWSPYSMVCLWASFGDPRSIPAPMAIIAPLFAKSSTFYNPCIYVIANKKFRRAIIGMIRCQTRQQITINTQVPMTTSQQPLTQ from the exons ATGGGGATTGACACTGGACTCAATGTTTCAAGTGATGATGCACCTTACGGGGGAAAAAGTGCCTTTTCCCAAATGGAGCACAACATTGTGGCTGGATATCTTATTACCGCAG GCGTCATCAGTCTACTGAGCAACATTGTCGTTCTTCTAATGTTCGTAAAGTTTAAGGAGCTTCGCACTGCGACCAACTTTATCATAATCAACCTGGCTTTTACTGACATTGGAGTGGCTGGTATCGGTTATCCCATGTCAGCAGCCTCTGACATCCATGGAAGCTGGAAATTTGGGTACACTGGTTGCCAG ATTTATGCAGCTCTCAACATCTTCTTCGGCATGGCTAGCATTGGGCTACTGACTGTGGTGGCCATAGACCGCTATCTCACCATATGCCGACCCGACATAG GGCAGAAAATGACTGTGCGATCATACCATCTCCTTACTCTGGCGGCATGGCTTAATGCTTTGTTCTGGTCCACCATGCCTATGGTGGGCTGGGCTGGGTACGCCCCAGACCCTACTGGAGCTACATGCACCATCAACTGGCGGCAGAATGATGC ATGCAAAGCGAGCAACTCCCTCCATAACATTAACATTGACTGGTCGGATCAGATGGATGTAACAAAG ATGTCTATCGTGATGATCGTGATGTTCCTTGTGGCTTGGTCTCCATACTCTATGGTGTGTCTCTGGGCATCTTTTGGGGACCCGAGGTCAATTCCTGCACCCATGGCCATCATCGCCCCTCTCTTTGCCAAGTCCTCCACCTTTTACAACCCCTGCATTTACGTCATAGCCAACAAAAA ATTCCGAAGAGCCATTATCGGGATGATCCGGTGTCAAACCCGACAGCAAATCACCATCAATACTCAGGTTCCCATGACAACTTCTCAACAACCTTTGACCCAGTGA